In Tsuneonella amylolytica, one genomic interval encodes:
- a CDS encoding low molecular weight protein-tyrosine-phosphatase, producing the protein MSRKPAILFVCLGNICRSPLAEAAMRAEAERAGLDIEIDSAGTSDWHVGKPPDPRSVEVARAWGVDIAHSRARQVCEDDFRRFTHIYAMDDQNLADLRAIAPADATAETSLILDTIRGREGASVSDPYYDGEDQFEFTWQDVTTAARAIARRIAG; encoded by the coding sequence GTGAGCCGCAAGCCGGCGATCCTGTTCGTCTGCCTCGGCAACATCTGCCGCTCGCCTTTGGCCGAAGCCGCCATGCGCGCCGAAGCGGAGAGGGCGGGGCTCGACATCGAGATCGATTCGGCCGGCACGTCCGACTGGCACGTCGGCAAGCCGCCCGATCCGCGCTCGGTCGAAGTCGCGCGCGCATGGGGCGTCGATATCGCGCACTCGCGCGCGCGACAGGTATGCGAGGATGACTTCCGCCGCTTCACACACATCTACGCGATGGATGACCAGAACCTCGCCGACTTGCGAGCGATTGCGCCAGCCGATGCGACTGCGGAGACCTCGCTGATCCTCGACACGATCAGGGGCCGCGAAGGGGCCAGCGTCAGCGATCCCTATTACGACGGGGAAGACCAGTTCGAGTTCACCTGGCAGGACGTTACCACAGCTGCGCGCGCGATCGCCCGGCGTATCGCAGGCTAG
- the radA gene encoding DNA repair protein RadA, producing MAKTKRRYLCQACGSVSHRWQGQCADCAEWNTLVEDAPASVFSMKHDLSSGGRAVVFESLNAPSEPLVRLPTGLAEFDRALGGGLVPGSAILMGGDPGIGKSTLLLQTAGAVAKRGASVVYVSGEEAAAQVRMRAGRLGLADAPIKLASSTSVRDLLTTLGTMPPPSLLVIDSIQTMHSDTIEGAPGTVSQVRGCAFELIRYAKENGVAMVLVGHVTKDGSIAGPRVLEHMVDVVMAFEGERSHQYRILRAIKNRFGAVDEIGVFAMEGAGLAEVGNPSMLFLSGREEPLAGSAVFPALEGTRPVLVEIQALIVRLQSGATPRRAVVGWDSGRLAMLLAVLESRCGLNFSSAEVYLNVAGGYRLSDPAADVAVAAALVSALADKPLETRGVWFGEVSLAGEIRPVAHAGLRLREAAKLGFGHGYGPADADTGSPGLNYRGLSRLGNLVDRVMAQA from the coding sequence ATGGCCAAGACCAAACGCCGCTACCTGTGCCAGGCCTGCGGGTCCGTCAGCCACCGCTGGCAGGGCCAGTGCGCCGATTGCGCGGAATGGAACACGCTGGTGGAGGACGCGCCGGCGAGCGTGTTTTCGATGAAGCACGACCTTTCGAGCGGGGGGCGGGCGGTCGTGTTCGAGTCGCTGAATGCCCCGTCGGAGCCGCTGGTGCGCCTGCCGACCGGGCTCGCCGAATTCGACCGGGCGCTGGGCGGCGGGTTGGTGCCGGGATCGGCGATCCTCATGGGCGGCGATCCGGGCATCGGCAAATCGACGCTGCTGCTCCAGACGGCGGGCGCGGTGGCCAAGCGGGGGGCGAGCGTCGTCTACGTCAGCGGCGAGGAAGCCGCCGCGCAGGTGCGGATGCGGGCGGGGCGGCTCGGCCTCGCCGACGCGCCGATCAAGCTGGCGAGTTCCACCAGCGTGCGCGATCTTCTCACCACGCTCGGCACGATGCCGCCGCCGTCGCTGCTGGTCATCGATTCGATCCAGACCATGCACTCCGACACCATCGAGGGCGCGCCCGGCACCGTCAGCCAAGTCCGCGGTTGCGCGTTCGAACTGATCCGCTACGCCAAGGAAAACGGCGTGGCGATGGTCCTGGTCGGGCACGTGACGAAGGACGGCAGCATCGCCGGGCCGCGCGTGCTGGAACACATGGTCGACGTGGTCATGGCGTTCGAGGGCGAGCGCAGTCACCAATACCGCATCCTGCGCGCGATCAAGAACCGCTTCGGTGCGGTCGACGAGATCGGCGTCTTCGCGATGGAAGGGGCAGGGCTCGCCGAAGTCGGCAATCCCTCGATGCTGTTCCTCTCTGGCCGCGAGGAGCCGCTGGCCGGCAGCGCGGTGTTCCCGGCGCTGGAGGGGACCCGGCCTGTGTTGGTCGAAATCCAGGCACTGATCGTGCGCCTGCAATCGGGGGCGACCCCGCGCCGCGCGGTAGTGGGTTGGGACAGCGGGCGGCTCGCGATGCTTCTCGCGGTGCTTGAATCGCGCTGCGGCCTCAATTTTTCGTCCGCCGAGGTCTATCTCAACGTCGCGGGCGGTTACCGTCTGTCCGACCCGGCAGCCGACGTGGCGGTGGCCGCGGCGCTCGTTTCCGCACTGGCCGACAAGCCACTGGAAACGCGCGGTGTCTGGTTCGGCGAGGTCTCGCTGGCGGGCGAAATCCGCCCCGTCGCCCACGCCGGGCTGCGGTTGCGAGAGGCCGCAAAGCTGGGGTTCGGGCACGGCTACGGTCCCGCCGATGCCGACACCGGTTCACCCGGACTTAACTATCGGGGCTTAAGCCGCCTGGGCAATCTCGTTGACCGGGTAATGGCGCAGGCATAA
- a CDS encoding patatin-like protein — translation MRQKELRIALVCYGGVSLAVYMHGVTKELWHLARASRDFLGEGEPASGIRAVYRDLLDRLQDSHELRLRVLPDIVTGASAGGINAVFLAQAIHSGQSLEPLTDLWLTQADVERLTAKDARPAWRFAKIWAQPLAWWILRRPGNVVSESVAPETRAEVRRKVSALVRGRWFEPPFSGPGFSRLLLDGLEAMAGGPVEAPLLPPRHPLDLFVTATDFRGYLSLLALHSPPVVEESEHRTPIAFRARTPRDGGTGIADPLELTFAARATASFPGAFPPLRLEEIDALAEESGRDWTGRAAFLERIMPVHIRQGNEAHVSLIDGSVLVNAPFAAARAALPARPAQREVDRRFVYIDPRPDRFGDIGARVDKPVGFFAAIFGSLSTIPREQPIRDNLEVIEAQSRQAVKLQRIVAALRSEVETAVEKLFGMTLFLDRPTPKRLAAWRNKAQVAAAERAGYAFQPYAQSKVAGIVDTLAQTIRENAPGLKIVDATPIAARLRRELDARGLAILSDPGGGASEGAIAFLRAHDLAFRVRRLRLIARRLSREWEADATIPDDALEDAREAIYRILALYFAREGGAPLGDDFVPLAEKVMEDPGAVLDALAERRLLPEVDLEAERMLAEALEAMPRELRRRVLLAYLGFPFYDVATLPLLQNEGLTEFDAVKVDRISPEDAKSIRAGGTRATLRGTEFYNFGAFFSRAYRENDYLWGRLHGAERMIDLVCSTVDGFEERERAAFKRRAFLAILDEEEGRLTADRSLVPQLRQEVEEKLPA, via the coding sequence ATGCGGCAGAAGGAATTGCGGATAGCGCTCGTCTGCTACGGCGGGGTCAGCCTGGCGGTGTACATGCACGGCGTGACCAAGGAGCTGTGGCACCTTGCGCGTGCCAGTCGCGACTTCCTCGGGGAAGGCGAACCGGCATCGGGTATCCGCGCCGTCTATCGCGATCTGCTGGACCGGTTGCAGGACAGCCACGAACTTAGGCTGCGGGTGCTGCCCGACATCGTCACCGGGGCGAGTGCCGGCGGGATCAACGCGGTCTTCCTCGCCCAGGCGATCCATTCGGGCCAGAGCCTCGAGCCGCTGACCGACTTGTGGTTGACGCAGGCGGACGTCGAGCGGCTGACGGCGAAGGATGCGCGCCCCGCCTGGCGATTTGCCAAGATCTGGGCACAGCCGCTCGCGTGGTGGATCCTGCGTCGCCCGGGCAATGTCGTGAGCGAAAGCGTCGCACCCGAGACCCGCGCCGAAGTGCGCCGCAAGGTGTCGGCCCTTGTCCGAGGCCGCTGGTTCGAGCCGCCGTTTTCGGGGCCCGGTTTCTCCCGCCTGCTGCTCGACGGGCTTGAGGCGATGGCGGGCGGTCCGGTCGAAGCGCCGCTGCTGCCGCCGCGCCATCCGCTCGACCTGTTCGTCACCGCGACGGATTTTCGAGGGTATCTCTCGCTGCTGGCGCTCCATAGCCCGCCGGTGGTGGAGGAAAGCGAGCACCGCACCCCGATCGCATTCCGGGCCCGTACTCCGCGCGATGGCGGAACGGGCATCGCCGATCCGCTGGAACTGACGTTCGCCGCGCGCGCCACCGCAAGCTTTCCTGGCGCCTTCCCGCCCTTGCGGCTGGAGGAGATCGACGCGCTCGCCGAAGAATCGGGGCGCGACTGGACCGGACGGGCGGCGTTCCTCGAACGGATCATGCCGGTGCACATACGGCAGGGGAACGAGGCGCATGTTTCGTTGATCGACGGATCGGTGCTCGTCAATGCGCCGTTCGCTGCGGCGCGGGCCGCCCTGCCCGCCCGCCCCGCCCAGCGCGAGGTCGACCGGCGTTTCGTCTACATCGACCCGCGGCCCGACCGGTTCGGCGACATCGGGGCCCGCGTCGACAAGCCGGTGGGCTTTTTCGCGGCGATCTTCGGCTCGCTGTCCACGATCCCGCGCGAACAGCCGATCCGCGACAACCTCGAGGTGATCGAAGCGCAATCGCGCCAGGCGGTGAAGCTGCAGCGGATCGTCGCCGCGCTCCGATCCGAGGTCGAAACGGCGGTCGAAAAACTGTTCGGCATGACGCTGTTTCTCGACCGGCCGACGCCCAAGCGCCTCGCCGCATGGCGCAACAAGGCGCAGGTCGCGGCGGCGGAGCGCGCAGGCTACGCGTTCCAGCCTTATGCCCAGTCCAAGGTGGCCGGGATCGTCGACACGCTCGCCCAGACGATCCGCGAGAACGCCCCCGGCCTGAAAATCGTGGATGCGACGCCGATCGCCGCGCGGCTGCGGCGCGAGCTCGATGCGCGCGGCCTCGCGATATTGTCGGATCCCGGCGGCGGCGCGAGCGAGGGAGCGATCGCGTTCCTGCGGGCGCACGATCTCGCCTTCCGGGTGCGCCGCCTGCGCCTCATCGCCCGCCGGCTTTCGCGCGAGTGGGAGGCGGACGCGACCATTCCCGACGATGCGTTGGAGGATGCGCGCGAGGCGATCTACCGCATCCTCGCGCTCTACTTCGCGCGCGAAGGCGGGGCGCCGCTGGGCGACGATTTCGTGCCGCTGGCCGAGAAAGTGATGGAGGACCCCGGCGCGGTGCTCGATGCGCTGGCGGAGCGCCGTCTCCTTCCCGAGGTCGACTTGGAAGCCGAACGCATGCTGGCCGAAGCGCTGGAGGCGATGCCGCGCGAACTGCGCCGCCGGGTGCTTCTCGCCTACCTGGGCTTCCCGTTCTACGACGTCGCGACCCTGCCCCTGCTGCAGAACGAAGGGCTGACCGAATTCGACGCGGTCAAGGTCGACCGGATCAGTCCGGAAGATGCGAAGTCGATCCGCGCCGGCGGCACGCGCGCGACGCTGCGCGGGACCGAATTCTACAACTTCGGGGCGTTCTTCAGCCGGGCCTACCGCGAGAACGATTACCTGTGGGGCCGCCTGCACGGGGCGGAGCGGATGATCGACCTCGTCTGCTCGACGGTGGACGGTTTCGAGGAACGAGAACGCGCCGCATTCAAGCGCCGCGCGTTTCTTGCCATCCTCGACGAGGAGGAGGGCCGGCTGACCGCCGATCGCAGCCTCGTGCCGCAGCTGCGGCAGGAGGTAGAGGAGAAGCTTCCAGCCTAG
- a CDS encoding MFS transporter, with product MSEIAATPGARPSHREPTPEEIRLVIAASSAGTVFEWYDFFIYGTLAALIGKAFFPADNETLQLLLVWAGFAVGFGFRPLGAVLFGFLGDRLGRKYTFLVTVTLMGIATAGVGLIPSAASIGIVAPIIVIVLRILQGLALGGEYGGAAIYVAEHAPPERRGFYTSFIQASVVGGFVLSIVVVILCRTFIPEDAFADWGWRVPFLLSLILLGISLWMRLKLSESPVFQAMKEAGETAGNPFVESFTYPGNKRRIFVALFGVAGVLTVIWYTAFFYGLSFLRGPMRVDERLTEIVMLVAGLISMSFYVMVGKWSDRVGRKKPLIIGAIATLVFVFPIFWGLGALANPGLAESARVAPIHVAGRDCRYDPFAERQASPCGRLLQDLTSLGVSYDILQPMDADQKAEIANDIATSAVPVRTQAVATPSTLFVPEDFPGEDAERKIAVQERLESLGYDFAKQVPPFGNIVGIVALLCALGMLSALTYGSVAALLAEMFPARIRYSSMSIPYHIGAGYLGGFLPLIAGYIVASTGNAYSGLWYCWVVMAFGLLVAWWGIPGGPPRDFEDSGELPPVSPSIP from the coding sequence ATGAGCGAGATCGCCGCCACGCCGGGGGCCCGGCCGTCGCACCGGGAACCGACGCCGGAAGAAATACGCCTCGTCATCGCGGCCTCCAGCGCGGGGACGGTCTTCGAATGGTACGATTTCTTCATCTACGGTACGCTCGCCGCGCTGATCGGCAAGGCGTTCTTCCCGGCCGATAACGAGACGCTGCAGCTTCTCCTCGTGTGGGCCGGCTTCGCGGTCGGCTTCGGGTTCCGGCCGCTGGGCGCGGTCCTGTTCGGGTTTCTCGGCGACCGGCTCGGGCGCAAGTACACCTTCCTCGTCACGGTGACGCTGATGGGCATCGCCACCGCCGGCGTCGGCCTCATCCCCTCGGCCGCCAGCATCGGCATCGTCGCCCCCATCATCGTCATCGTCCTGCGCATCCTGCAGGGCCTTGCGCTGGGCGGGGAATACGGCGGAGCGGCGATCTATGTCGCCGAACACGCACCGCCGGAGCGGCGCGGTTTCTATACGAGCTTCATCCAGGCCAGCGTGGTCGGCGGCTTCGTCCTGTCGATCGTCGTCGTCATCCTGTGCCGCACCTTCATCCCCGAAGACGCTTTCGCGGACTGGGGATGGCGGGTGCCGTTCCTCCTCAGCCTGATCCTTCTCGGCATCAGCCTGTGGATGCGCCTGAAACTGAGCGAGAGCCCGGTATTCCAGGCCATGAAGGAAGCGGGCGAGACCGCGGGCAATCCCTTCGTCGAAAGCTTCACCTACCCCGGCAACAAGAGGCGCATCTTCGTCGCGCTGTTCGGGGTGGCGGGCGTACTGACGGTAATCTGGTACACCGCGTTCTTTTACGGCCTGTCGTTCCTGCGCGGACCGATGCGGGTGGACGAACGGTTGACCGAGATCGTCATGCTGGTGGCCGGCCTCATCTCGATGAGCTTCTATGTGATGGTCGGCAAATGGTCCGACCGGGTGGGACGCAAGAAGCCGCTGATCATCGGCGCGATCGCGACGCTGGTGTTCGTGTTCCCGATATTCTGGGGGCTGGGTGCGCTTGCCAATCCGGGGCTTGCGGAAAGCGCCCGCGTTGCGCCGATCCACGTCGCGGGGCGCGACTGTCGGTACGATCCGTTTGCCGAACGGCAGGCCAGCCCGTGCGGCCGGTTGCTGCAGGACCTTACGTCGCTGGGTGTGTCCTACGACATCCTGCAACCGATGGACGCCGATCAGAAGGCTGAGATCGCGAATGATATCGCGACAAGTGCGGTACCCGTGCGGACACAGGCGGTCGCAACACCATCCACGTTATTCGTGCCCGAAGATTTCCCGGGCGAAGATGCGGAGCGAAAGATCGCGGTGCAGGAGCGTCTGGAAAGCCTGGGCTACGACTTCGCGAAGCAGGTGCCCCCGTTCGGCAACATCGTCGGCATCGTCGCGCTGCTATGCGCATTGGGAATGCTATCGGCGCTGACATACGGTTCGGTGGCGGCGCTGCTGGCGGAGATGTTCCCGGCGCGCATCCGCTATTCCTCGATGTCGATCCCCTACCACATCGGGGCCGGCTATCTCGGCGGGTTCCTGCCGCTGATCGCAGGGTACATCGTCGCGAGCACCGGCAATGCATACTCCGGGCTGTGGTACTGCTGGGTGGTGATGGCGTTCGGCCTGCTGGTCGCCTGGTGGGGCATTCCCGGCGGCCCGCCGCGCGACTTCGAGGACAGCGGCGAACTGCCGCCGGTCTCACCGTCCATCCCATGA
- a CDS encoding CvpA family protein: MTGFDIIVLTIVAVAAIGGFMRGFVQEVLSLLAWAVAILAIYNLHTPLYEWLVLRIGNPTGAATLAFALLLLIPYAGMKLIAGRLGESSRTSFLGPIDRVLGFGFGAIKGAVVVTCAFALLVLGYDAAWGIAGRPGWVVQARTYPLVNASADALVKMIDNRGNSSRDTQSEAAPADEPA; encoded by the coding sequence ATGACGGGTTTCGACATCATCGTGCTGACCATCGTCGCCGTCGCGGCGATAGGCGGCTTCATGCGCGGTTTCGTGCAGGAGGTGCTTTCCCTCCTCGCGTGGGCCGTCGCGATCCTGGCCATCTACAACCTGCACACGCCGCTCTACGAATGGCTGGTGCTGCGCATCGGCAATCCGACCGGCGCTGCCACGCTCGCCTTCGCTCTGCTGCTGCTGATCCCCTACGCCGGGATGAAGCTCATTGCGGGACGCCTCGGCGAAAGTTCGCGCACCTCCTTCCTCGGTCCGATCGACCGTGTGCTCGGCTTCGGATTCGGGGCGATCAAGGGGGCGGTCGTGGTCACCTGCGCCTTCGCCTTGCTCGTGCTGGGCTACGACGCTGCCTGGGGCATTGCGGGCCGGCCGGGATGGGTCGTGCAAGCGCGCACCTATCCGCTCGTCAACGCAAGCGCGGATGCGCTGGTCAAGATGATCGACAATCGCGGCAATTCGTCGCGCGATACGCAAAGCGAAGCCGCTCCGGCCGACGAACCCGCGTGA
- the dnaJ gene encoding molecular chaperone DnaJ — protein MAAEIDFYEVLGVSRDADGATIKSAYRKLAMQHHPDRNAGCKENEDKFKAISVAYECLKDPQKRAAYDRFGHAAFQQGGGPGGFGGQQDFGDIGDIFETIFGSAFGSGGGRQQARRGADLRYDMEIGLDEAFDGASRQIEIEVSQTCDTCHGSGATPGTGARRCNLCSGMGKVRAKQGFFVVERACPNCHGRGEVIESPCRACHGEGRIDREQAIDVEIPPGVDTGTRIRLSGKGEAGPHGAPPGDLYIFVHVKPHSVFQREGTTLLTRAPVSFTTAALGDTIEIPDLGGDTHTVTIPAGIQSGKQLRVRGAGMPVLQGRGRGDMVVEIVVETPTKLSRVQKEILQQFRDTETGDECPESRGFFERIKEAFGG, from the coding sequence ATGGCAGCCGAAATCGATTTCTACGAAGTGCTGGGCGTCTCCCGCGATGCGGACGGGGCAACCATCAAGAGCGCCTATCGCAAACTCGCGATGCAGCACCATCCGGATCGCAACGCCGGGTGCAAGGAGAACGAGGACAAGTTCAAGGCCATCTCGGTGGCCTACGAATGCCTCAAGGATCCGCAGAAGCGTGCGGCCTACGACCGGTTCGGCCACGCCGCGTTCCAGCAGGGCGGCGGGCCGGGCGGTTTCGGCGGCCAGCAGGATTTCGGCGATATCGGTGACATCTTCGAGACGATTTTCGGCAGCGCATTCGGCAGTGGCGGCGGGCGGCAACAGGCGCGCCGCGGCGCGGACTTGCGCTACGACATGGAGATCGGCCTCGACGAGGCGTTCGACGGTGCCAGTCGCCAGATCGAGATCGAGGTCAGCCAGACCTGCGATACTTGCCACGGCTCGGGCGCGACGCCCGGCACCGGTGCGCGGCGCTGCAACCTGTGCAGCGGCATGGGCAAGGTGCGCGCGAAGCAAGGTTTCTTCGTCGTGGAGCGGGCCTGCCCCAACTGCCACGGCCGCGGCGAGGTGATCGAAAGCCCTTGCCGCGCCTGCCACGGCGAGGGGCGCATCGACCGCGAGCAGGCGATCGACGTGGAGATCCCGCCCGGCGTCGATACCGGCACCCGCATCCGCCTGTCGGGCAAAGGTGAGGCAGGGCCGCATGGCGCCCCTCCGGGCGACCTGTATATCTTCGTCCACGTCAAACCGCACAGCGTATTTCAGCGCGAAGGCACGACCCTGCTCACCCGCGCGCCGGTGAGCTTCACCACGGCTGCGCTCGGCGACACGATCGAGATCCCCGACCTGGGCGGCGACACCCATACGGTCACCATCCCGGCGGGCATCCAGAGCGGTAAGCAGTTGCGCGTGCGCGGCGCGGGCATGCCGGTGCTGCAGGGCCGCGGACGGGGCGACATGGTGGTGGAGATCGTCGTCGAGACACCGACGAAGCTGAGCCGCGTGCAGAAGGAAATCCTGCAGCAGTTTCGCGACACCGAGACCGGCGACGAATGTCCCGAGAGCCGCGGTTTCTTCGAACGGATCAAGGAAGCGTTCGGCGGGTGA
- a CDS encoding iron-sulfur cluster assembly scaffold protein — MTGDRGGAKLYTPDLLALAVSLANRPLTGDLPLRGEARSRTCGSAVTLGCRTNAAGSIEALGVRATACAVGQAAAAIFADGAGGQDRDGIAAHRTCLGRWLDGEGPAPEWPGIERLEAAREYPGRHGAIVLAWDAALDALSKGGDPR; from the coding sequence GTGACCGGCGACCGCGGCGGCGCGAAGCTTTACACTCCCGATCTCCTCGCGCTCGCGGTTTCGCTGGCGAACCGCCCCCTGACGGGCGACCTGCCGCTGAGGGGCGAAGCGCGTTCGCGCACTTGCGGCAGCGCCGTGACCCTCGGCTGCCGGACGAATGCTGCGGGTTCGATCGAGGCGCTGGGCGTTCGCGCGACCGCGTGCGCGGTGGGACAGGCGGCTGCCGCGATCTTCGCCGACGGAGCCGGAGGCCAGGACCGCGATGGCATCGCAGCCCACCGAACCTGTCTCGGCCGATGGCTCGACGGCGAGGGGCCGGCGCCCGAATGGCCGGGGATCGAGCGCCTCGAGGCGGCACGCGAATACCCCGGCCGGCACGGTGCGATCGTGTTGGCGTGGGATGCCGCGCTCGACGCGCTTTCCAAGGGCGGGGACCCTCGCTAG